The Leucothrix mucor DSM 2157 DNA window CAAAGGGGATATGCACCCACCACAAGCCTAAAAAGCCTGGAATTTTGCCATCTTCCAGCATCGACTTACCGGTAATCATGAGGTTGGCATAGACCGCATACAGCAAAATGCCTACGGCTAGTTTGCCAAATCGACCTTGACGCGGAGTGGTGTAACTCAAAGGGAAGGCTAGTAAAGCCATAATGGGGGCCGATAAAATGATCCCAAAGCGCCAGTGTAATTCAGCATTGCTGGGGGCGTCGGTGGCTTTCAATAACGCTAAAGTCGGAGCTGCTGAAAGCTCCTGATCAACACCTGAAATCAGCGATGGCACGCGAATGCCATGCTCGCTAAAGGTAAATAGGGTGAAGCTACCATCAGATATTTTCTGATCATAGCGGCTGCCATTATTAATTTGCAGCACTCGCTCGCCACTAGCTTGGTCAATAAATAGCAACGCTTGTTCCGCCATCATGACGCGCTTTTCTTTGCCATCATCGGTTTGCATAAAGAAGTTATTCATCACCACATTTTGCTCATTAAGCGATTCAACAAACAATGTGAATGAGCGACCACCTGACTGACTATGCATAAACTCGCCTACCGGAATGCCGGATGACTCTGGTCGTTGCTTAATTTCGGAGGTGATGGATTTTTGTGACTGCTCAAGTAGTGGAAATACGTACAACACTTGCACAGCCAAAAACAAAGTAAGCGGCAGTAATAAAAGAAAAATGGCCTGATAAAACTGTCCGGGCCCAATGCCAGAAGCATGCATGGCTGAGACTTCGTTATCCCGATACAAACGGCCAAATGCCAACATCATACCGATTAATAAGGCCACTGGAGCTAGCTGAATAGCACCTTTGATTGAGCCAATTAATACCAAAATACCCAAGGCATCGACGGGCAGCTGGCCCGAGCTAACGTTACCTAGCAGGCGCGCCACG harbors:
- the lptF gene encoding LPS export ABC transporter permease LptF — protein: MILNRYLIKEILQAFLATLLVLLLIIVGNTVARLLGNVSSGQLPVDALGILVLIGSIKGAIQLAPVALLIGMMLAFGRLYRDNEVSAMHASGIGPGQFYQAIFLLLLPLTLFLAVQVLYVFPLLEQSQKSITSEIKQRPESSGIPVGEFMHSQSGGRSFTLFVESLNEQNVVMNNFFMQTDDGKEKRVMMAEQALLFIDQASGERVLQINNGSRYDQKISDGSFTLFTFSEHGIRVPSLISGVDQELSAAPTLALLKATDAPSNAELHWRFGIILSAPIMALLAFPLSYTTPRQGRFGKLAVGILLYAVYANLMITGKSMLEDGKIPGFLGLWWVHIPFVILALWLVWRRYGGLR